Proteins co-encoded in one Corynebacterium tuberculostearicum genomic window:
- a CDS encoding thiamine-phosphate kinase, with the protein MDNPSEMKIAVRLNWDVIRAHSIERKLVNLTQTLADVGERAAIREITSVASSGLNGDDAAVLPSAPPNSRTVAATDLMVEGGHFLREWSTPREIGKKAILRNFADIEAMGARPVAALLAIAAPGDTPVPFVRGIAEGIAEHSSFYNAELVGGDLTQSDLLVINITAVGFLGGSLPALTLDGARAGQHVVAHGKIGHSAAGLALLERFGRDLPAGHDHLQPLIDAHCAPWLNPGRGVIARAAGVTAMTDNSDGLIQDCTTMAEHSGVRVDLDPEALQPEDLLCQAADLLGCDPWEWVLSGGEDHTLVGTTAKEAPSGFRKIGTVIRGSGVTVGSKTPSYQKGWLSF; encoded by the coding sequence ATGGACAACCCAAGTGAAATGAAGATCGCGGTGCGGTTAAATTGGGATGTCATAAGGGCTCATAGTATCGAAAGGAAGCTGGTGAACTTAACTCAGACTCTCGCAGATGTGGGAGAACGCGCCGCCATCCGGGAAATTACCTCCGTGGCCTCCAGTGGGCTCAATGGAGACGATGCCGCGGTTCTGCCCAGTGCGCCGCCGAATTCCCGCACCGTGGCGGCCACCGATTTGATGGTGGAGGGAGGTCACTTCCTGCGCGAGTGGTCTACCCCGCGCGAGATTGGCAAGAAGGCTATCTTGCGCAATTTTGCCGATATTGAGGCCATGGGTGCGCGCCCCGTTGCCGCGCTTCTCGCGATTGCCGCCCCAGGTGATACCCCGGTGCCTTTCGTGCGGGGGATCGCAGAGGGCATTGCGGAGCATAGCTCTTTCTATAACGCGGAATTGGTAGGCGGTGATCTCACCCAGTCCGATCTATTAGTCATCAATATCACGGCCGTTGGATTCCTTGGCGGCAGCCTTCCCGCCTTGACCTTGGATGGCGCGCGGGCAGGTCAGCACGTAGTAGCGCACGGAAAGATCGGCCACTCTGCTGCGGGCCTGGCCTTGTTGGAGCGCTTCGGCCGAGATCTTCCTGCAGGACACGATCACCTGCAGCCGCTTATCGACGCCCACTGTGCCCCCTGGCTGAACCCCGGCCGCGGCGTTATCGCCCGCGCCGCAGGGGTTACCGCCATGACGGATAATTCCGATGGTTTGATCCAAGACTGCACTACGATGGCGGAGCACTCCGGCGTGCGCGTGGATCTGGATCCGGAGGCCTTGCAGCCGGAGGACCTGCTCTGCCAAGCTGCGGATCTTCTGGGCTGTGACCCATGGGAATGGGTGCTTTCTGGCGGTGAAGATCACACGCTCGTGGGTACCACTGCAAAGGAAGCGCCCTCCGGCTTCCGCAAGATTGGCACCGTTATTCGCGGCAGCGGGGTTACGGTAGGTAGCAAGACCCCGAGTTATCAGAAAGGCTGGCTGAGCTTTTAA
- a CDS encoding uracil-DNA glycosylase: MHPTYHPSWEPALAPVIEQQWPQISQALDGQEYLPPAADVCRALQMPLDDVRVLIVGQDPYPTPGHAMGMAFSTRPGVKPPRSLVNIYRELSDDLGIAGREDGDLRAWADQGVLLLNRVLTVAPGQAGSHRRIGWEEITEAAIRALNRTPMVAILWGRDAQGCERFLPDVPCIKSPHPSPLSASRGFFGSRPFSRANALLRNQGAQEIDWRL, from the coding sequence ATGCATCCCACCTATCACCCGTCCTGGGAGCCGGCGTTGGCACCGGTAATAGAGCAGCAGTGGCCACAGATCTCCCAGGCCCTAGACGGCCAAGAGTACCTGCCGCCAGCCGCGGACGTGTGTCGCGCACTCCAGATGCCGCTGGACGATGTCCGCGTGCTCATTGTTGGCCAAGATCCTTATCCCACCCCAGGCCACGCCATGGGGATGGCCTTTTCCACCCGCCCAGGAGTGAAACCGCCGCGTTCCTTGGTCAATATCTACCGAGAACTTAGCGATGACCTGGGTATCGCCGGCCGCGAAGATGGTGATTTAAGGGCATGGGCCGACCAAGGTGTGCTGCTTCTCAACAGGGTGCTTACCGTAGCCCCTGGCCAGGCCGGATCGCACCGCCGGATTGGGTGGGAGGAAATTACCGAGGCCGCCATTCGCGCACTCAACCGCACGCCGATGGTGGCCATCCTGTGGGGCCGCGACGCACAAGGATGTGAGCGCTTTCTTCCCGACGTCCCTTGTATCAAGTCCCCGCACCCCTCACCGCTTTCTGCCAGCCGTGGCTTCTTCGGTTCTCGCCCATTTTCCCGGGCAAACGCCCTTTTGCGGAACCAAGGGGCGCAGGAAATAGACTGGCGCTTGTAA
- a CDS encoding NUDIX hydrolase — translation MPNIKKMHETDKDQQHEEFISGRHQEIPVDPAKEFHRTTLAAGAVVWRGTPQNPEIALIHRPHYDDWSLPKGKVDPGESLPTTAVREIFEETGFNVRLGKLIGKVTYPVQGRTKVVYYWVAKYLGGTYSTNGETDELRWLPIDEAQDLLSYDVDTAVVAKAAKRLRIAPATRVLYVRHARAHERGSWQGDDNLRPLDKKGRRQAEMLVPMLSAYQPTAIYSALPQRCQQTAAPLADELGKDISINKNFGDEAWENDPEAAKKAFRRVVNDGGVPVIVSQGETIPGTIEDLAPKFLKKPVDKLKFKKASVWVLSFNNGELTGADYLASPLPVR, via the coding sequence ATGCCGAATATTAAAAAAATGCACGAAACCGACAAGGACCAGCAGCACGAGGAATTTATATCCGGCCGCCACCAAGAAATCCCGGTGGACCCAGCCAAGGAATTTCACCGCACCACCCTTGCTGCTGGTGCCGTTGTCTGGCGTGGTACTCCGCAGAATCCGGAGATAGCACTCATTCACCGCCCCCACTACGATGATTGGTCCCTTCCAAAGGGGAAGGTGGACCCTGGCGAGTCTTTGCCCACCACAGCGGTGCGAGAAATCTTCGAAGAAACAGGCTTTAACGTGCGGCTTGGCAAGCTTATTGGCAAGGTAACCTACCCAGTCCAAGGCCGCACCAAGGTCGTTTACTACTGGGTGGCAAAGTATCTAGGCGGCACCTATTCCACCAATGGTGAGACCGATGAGCTGCGCTGGCTGCCCATCGACGAGGCGCAAGACCTCCTGTCCTACGACGTTGATACCGCGGTAGTGGCCAAGGCGGCTAAACGCCTACGCATCGCGCCCGCTACCCGCGTGCTTTATGTGCGCCACGCACGCGCGCATGAAAGGGGCAGCTGGCAAGGCGATGACAACCTGCGGCCACTGGATAAGAAGGGCCGCCGCCAAGCAGAGATGCTGGTGCCGATGCTGAGCGCCTACCAGCCCACCGCGATTTATTCAGCCTTGCCCCAGCGCTGCCAGCAGACAGCTGCCCCGCTCGCCGACGAACTGGGCAAGGACATTTCCATCAACAAAAACTTTGGTGACGAGGCCTGGGAGAACGACCCAGAAGCGGCCAAGAAAGCTTTCCGCCGCGTGGTCAACGACGGTGGCGTGCCCGTCATCGTCAGCCAAGGTGAAACCATTCCCGGCACTATTGAGGACCTCGCCCCAAAGTTCCTCAAAAAGCCGGTGGACAAGCTGAAGTTCAAGAAAGCTTCTGTGTGGGTCTTATCTTTCAACAATGGCGAGCTGACCGGTGCCGATTACCTGGCTAGCCCGCTGCCGGTGCGCTAG
- a CDS encoding DAK2 domain-containing protein, translated as MSYPSTLDAQGLRNWATRAVGELSHRRDEINALNVFPVPDSDTGSNMTHTMEAAVEELNNGGDVADALALGAVRGARGNSGMVLSQLLRGVAESTVDSVIDGGVFARSLQQAVELVDRAITEPVEGTVITVLRAAAEAAGNAAARPSANLHGIVSAAITASRTALEHTPSQLPALREAGVVDAGGAGLVILLESLLAEIEGTAGHTGLSEPETVTELEVIFFFEGDIEALQASLTPLGESLVIARATEHSANVHIHSQQAGTVIETAFCAGKVTNLRIEVLPPYAEPAAGKPVSRRVFAAAPPGPITDLLESAGVTVVSPDDPIAAEEEDIVLATGLSTDTGAGRVVPAQSLAAALAAISVYEPDNSDAGAVVAAMRDAAKSMRVAYPSQETPQSIIATCRDLLAEGGEQVTILSALDLDEEAISQHLHVDVMALEVPDIATEIGVE; from the coding sequence ATGTCATACCCCAGCACGCTGGATGCCCAGGGATTGCGCAATTGGGCCACCCGCGCCGTGGGCGAACTATCCCATCGCCGCGATGAAATCAACGCGCTCAATGTGTTCCCCGTACCTGATTCCGATACCGGCTCCAATATGACGCACACTATGGAAGCCGCGGTGGAGGAGCTCAACAATGGAGGCGATGTAGCAGATGCCCTCGCGCTCGGCGCTGTACGTGGTGCGCGCGGGAACTCCGGAATGGTGCTCTCGCAGCTTCTACGGGGAGTGGCCGAATCCACGGTGGACTCGGTCATCGATGGCGGCGTGTTCGCTCGCTCGCTGCAGCAGGCCGTGGAACTGGTGGACCGGGCCATCACGGAGCCGGTAGAAGGCACAGTTATCACCGTTCTGCGGGCCGCCGCAGAAGCTGCGGGAAACGCGGCCGCGCGCCCTAGCGCTAACTTGCACGGCATTGTCAGCGCTGCCATTACCGCTTCGCGGACCGCCCTAGAGCACACGCCGTCGCAATTGCCAGCACTGCGCGAGGCAGGAGTGGTAGACGCCGGAGGGGCCGGTTTGGTGATCCTCTTGGAATCGCTCTTGGCGGAAATTGAGGGAACCGCTGGGCACACTGGCTTGTCCGAGCCGGAGACAGTTACCGAGTTGGAGGTAATCTTCTTTTTCGAAGGAGACATAGAGGCACTACAGGCCTCCCTCACCCCGTTGGGAGAAAGCCTGGTCATCGCCCGCGCCACGGAACACAGCGCTAACGTACACATCCATTCCCAACAAGCTGGCACCGTCATCGAGACGGCCTTTTGCGCGGGAAAGGTGACCAACCTGCGCATTGAGGTGCTGCCTCCTTACGCCGAACCCGCTGCTGGAAAGCCGGTTTCTCGTCGCGTTTTCGCCGCCGCACCTCCAGGGCCTATTACCGACCTTTTGGAATCTGCGGGGGTTACCGTGGTTTCTCCAGATGATCCTATTGCAGCGGAGGAAGAGGACATTGTTCTCGCGACCGGACTAAGCACGGATACAGGGGCTGGGCGAGTTGTCCCCGCGCAATCGCTAGCTGCAGCGTTAGCAGCGATTTCAGTCTATGAACCGGACAATTCGGATGCCGGGGCCGTTGTCGCCGCCATGCGCGATGCTGCCAAGTCTATGCGGGTGGCCTATCCGAGCCAGGAGACGCCGCAGTCAATCATCGCCACTTGCCGCGACCTTTTAGCAGAGGGCGGGGAGCAGGTCACCATTTTGAGCGCGCTTGACTTAGACGAGGAAGCAATCTCCCAGCACCTTCACGTGGATGTAATGGCGCTGGAGGTTCCAGATATCGCAACTGAAATCGGAGTGGAGTAG
- a CDS encoding D-alanine--D-alanine ligase family protein: MTEKTRVAVVYGGRSTEHSVSCVSAGAIMNHLDPEKFEVVPIGITREGTWTPGTTEGLEIVDGVMPEVSPGAELTLSLDPNARGQFHNVTDGTLFAEVDVVFPILHGPFGEDGTIQGLFELSGLPYVGPGVLASSVGMDKEFTKKVLVAAGLPVAPEVILKGHTEISEDEKQRLGLPVFVKPARGGSSIGVSKVTTWEDFPAAVDLALEDDDKVLVEPEIVGQEVEIGVLHYADGTLLASVPALLAGIDDSDEGFYGFDTKYLDNVVTAEIPAPFAPELTERLRDMAIRAFAALNCEGLSRVDFFVTEDSVYINEINTLPGFTPISMYPQVLAASGVEYPALLEALIEQALAK, translated from the coding sequence ATGACTGAAAAGACCCGCGTGGCCGTTGTCTATGGCGGCCGTAGCACCGAGCACTCCGTATCCTGTGTGTCCGCAGGTGCGATCATGAACCACCTCGACCCGGAAAAATTCGAGGTGGTGCCCATTGGCATTACCCGTGAGGGCACGTGGACGCCCGGCACCACGGAGGGCTTAGAAATTGTCGATGGCGTTATGCCGGAGGTCAGCCCAGGTGCGGAGCTGACCCTTTCTCTTGATCCCAATGCCAGGGGACAATTCCACAACGTCACCGACGGCACGCTCTTTGCAGAGGTCGACGTGGTATTTCCCATTCTGCACGGCCCCTTTGGTGAGGACGGTACTATCCAAGGCCTCTTTGAGCTTTCCGGCTTGCCCTATGTCGGGCCGGGAGTTTTGGCGTCCTCAGTGGGAATGGACAAGGAATTTACCAAGAAGGTGCTGGTAGCAGCAGGCTTGCCTGTAGCGCCTGAGGTCATTCTCAAAGGCCACACCGAGATCAGCGAGGACGAAAAGCAGCGCCTGGGCCTTCCCGTCTTTGTAAAACCCGCTCGCGGTGGATCCTCCATTGGTGTATCTAAGGTCACTACCTGGGAGGATTTCCCTGCAGCTGTTGACCTCGCCCTAGAAGATGATGACAAGGTTCTGGTGGAACCGGAAATCGTAGGCCAAGAGGTAGAAATCGGCGTATTGCACTATGCCGACGGCACCTTGCTGGCCTCCGTCCCAGCACTGCTAGCGGGCATCGATGACTCCGATGAGGGCTTTTATGGCTTCGACACGAAGTACCTCGACAACGTGGTCACTGCCGAAATCCCTGCGCCTTTTGCACCCGAATTGACCGAGCGGCTGCGCGATATGGCAATCCGCGCCTTCGCGGCCCTCAACTGCGAGGGTCTGTCCCGAGTCGACTTCTTCGTCACCGAGGACTCCGTCTACATCAACGAGATCAATACCCTGCCGGGCTTTACCCCGATCTCCATGTACCCGCAGGTGCTCGCGGCCTCGGGCGTCGAGTACCCGGCGCTGCTCGAGGCGCTTATCGAGCAGGCCCTAGCCAAGTAG
- a CDS encoding NAD(P)H-dependent glycerol-3-phosphate dehydrogenase produces MVNVAVMGAGSWGTTLAKVFADAGNDVRLWARRAELAQAINETHTNPDYLPDTRLPAAVRATHDDVEALALADVVVFGVPSQTLRGNVEKWAPHLPKAATLVSISKGVETTTLKRMSEVIMDAADVPADRVAVLSGPNLAKEIAAGQVAATVIACSDEERAQRVQAAVAAPYLRPYTNTDVIGAEIGGACKNVIALACGIASGKGLGNNTMATIITRGLAEITRLGVELGADPFTFSGLAGLGDLVATCTSTLSRNRTFGYRLGQGGTIEEAKAATNGQVAEGVYSCDSIYRLAQQARVEMPITHAVYGVCYEGMAVEDMIIALMGRSKKSE; encoded by the coding sequence ATGGTTAACGTTGCTGTGATGGGCGCTGGTTCTTGGGGTACCACCTTGGCCAAAGTTTTTGCGGATGCCGGAAACGATGTCCGGCTTTGGGCGCGCCGCGCGGAGTTGGCGCAGGCTATCAATGAGACTCACACCAATCCCGATTATCTTCCAGATACCCGCCTGCCGGCTGCGGTACGGGCCACCCACGACGATGTAGAGGCACTGGCGCTTGCCGATGTCGTCGTATTCGGCGTTCCCTCCCAAACATTGCGCGGCAATGTGGAGAAGTGGGCACCCCATTTGCCCAAAGCGGCTACGTTGGTCTCCATTTCCAAGGGCGTAGAGACCACAACGCTTAAGCGCATGAGCGAGGTCATCATGGACGCCGCGGATGTGCCGGCAGACCGGGTCGCCGTGCTTTCTGGCCCGAATCTGGCCAAGGAGATTGCTGCCGGCCAGGTAGCCGCCACGGTGATTGCCTGCTCTGACGAAGAGCGCGCCCAGCGCGTGCAGGCCGCGGTGGCTGCGCCGTACCTGCGCCCATACACTAATACTGATGTAATTGGTGCGGAAATCGGCGGTGCCTGCAAAAACGTTATCGCCTTAGCTTGCGGTATCGCCTCCGGCAAGGGTTTGGGCAATAACACGATGGCCACCATCATCACCCGCGGTTTGGCAGAAATTACCCGTCTTGGTGTGGAGCTAGGAGCCGACCCCTTTACCTTCTCCGGCTTGGCTGGTTTGGGCGACTTGGTAGCAACATGTACCTCGACGTTGTCGCGTAACCGCACTTTTGGCTACCGCTTGGGCCAGGGCGGGACGATTGAGGAGGCCAAGGCCGCGACCAACGGCCAGGTTGCGGAAGGCGTCTACTCCTGTGACTCCATCTACCGCCTAGCCCAGCAGGCTAGGGTAGAGATGCCGATCACCCATGCGGTCTATGGCGTCTGTTACGAGGGTATGGCGGTAGAGGATATGATCATCGCTCTGATGGGTCGGTCCAAGAAGTCGGAGTAG
- the leuD gene encoding 3-isopropylmalate dehydratase small subunit, with product MEKFITHTGTGVPLRASNVDTDQIIPARYLKSVKRTGFSDGLFSNWRSDDNFVLNQAQFKDGSVLFAGNDFGTGSSREHAVWALGEYGFRAVFSSRFADIFRGNAGKSGLLTGLMEQEDIELIWKQLESGETQVTVDLEARTVTVGENTYRFDIDDYTRWRLMEGLDDIGITLRNEDAIAGYESRRANFKPSVIAP from the coding sequence ATGGAGAAATTTATTACGCATACGGGAACGGGCGTGCCGCTGCGCGCTTCCAACGTGGATACTGACCAGATCATCCCCGCGCGCTACTTGAAGTCGGTCAAGCGTACCGGCTTTTCAGATGGCCTATTTTCAAATTGGCGCTCCGATGACAACTTTGTACTCAACCAGGCGCAATTCAAGGATGGCTCGGTGCTTTTCGCGGGCAATGATTTTGGCACCGGATCCTCCCGTGAGCACGCAGTGTGGGCGTTGGGTGAATACGGCTTCCGCGCGGTGTTTTCTTCCCGCTTTGCTGATATTTTCCGCGGCAACGCTGGAAAGTCCGGACTGCTTACTGGATTGATGGAGCAAGAAGATATCGAACTCATTTGGAAGCAGCTGGAATCTGGAGAAACCCAGGTCACCGTGGACCTGGAGGCTCGAACAGTCACAGTGGGTGAAAATACCTACCGCTTCGATATTGATGACTACACCCGTTGGCGGTTGATGGAAGGGCTCGATGACATCGGCATCACCCTTCGTAACGAAGACGCAATCGCTGGCTATGAATCGCGGCGCGCCAACTTCAAACCCTCCGTTATTGCTCCATAA
- a CDS encoding DUF3515 domain-containing protein, with the protein MTSQFNRTAIFISLGLSIVMVLAVLFGAKYVFNNIAKAPVAVSPVESKESDSQACHSFIDALPDTVMDKPRADIAEPVPSGVAAWATTSEDKVTARCGVDMPFQYTEYSQPQDVDGEQWYQVRDATPGSNLTTWYSTQRFPIVAVTSSTDAEPGELNDALSSLEEKPATAHEAPLKTLKAGDDQMCAEVDKALPDSVAEGYSRREVEEKNTYVWSADGREDIVARCGVAKPVNYRAGVKLQQVNEIPWFEDTTLAHGTTAGTWFALGRENYLALHAPQDAAQAALVEIGDVLAEHTAEK; encoded by the coding sequence ATGACATCCCAATTTAACCGCACCGCGATCTTCATTTCACTTGGGTTGTCCATAGTGATGGTTCTGGCGGTCCTCTTCGGCGCAAAGTACGTATTCAATAACATTGCCAAGGCACCCGTTGCGGTCTCCCCCGTGGAGTCCAAGGAATCGGATTCACAAGCCTGCCATAGCTTTATCGACGCCCTGCCGGATACGGTGATGGATAAACCGCGTGCAGATATTGCCGAGCCCGTACCTTCCGGCGTCGCGGCCTGGGCTACTACCTCTGAAGATAAGGTCACCGCCCGCTGCGGAGTAGATATGCCCTTCCAGTACACCGAGTATTCACAGCCCCAAGACGTAGACGGGGAACAGTGGTACCAAGTTCGCGATGCCACCCCCGGCTCCAACCTGACCACCTGGTATTCGACCCAGCGCTTCCCTATTGTGGCGGTGACTTCCTCCACTGACGCAGAGCCGGGCGAGCTTAACGACGCCCTCTCTTCCCTCGAAGAAAAGCCAGCCACCGCACACGAGGCGCCACTCAAGACACTCAAGGCGGGCGACGACCAGATGTGCGCCGAGGTGGACAAGGCCCTGCCCGATTCGGTGGCTGAGGGATACAGCCGCCGCGAGGTAGAGGAAAAGAATACCTATGTGTGGAGCGCCGATGGCCGCGAAGACATCGTTGCGCGATGCGGCGTAGCCAAGCCAGTGAACTACCGGGCCGGAGTCAAGCTCCAGCAGGTTAACGAAATTCCGTGGTTCGAGGACACCACCTTGGCCCACGGCACGACCGCAGGCACGTGGTTTGCCCTCGGCCGCGAGAACTACCTTGCGCTACACGCCCCACAAGATGCCGCGCAGGCGGCACTGGTGGAAATCGGCGACGTGCTCGCAGAGCACACGGCCGAAAAGTAG
- a CDS encoding ATP-dependent DNA helicase RecG, whose translation MLGWQDNRPLTEVLAAKDAAKITKALGYETCGELLAHYPRDYIRHNKDVGLGDAAEGEIVTVTGTITGFNRHETGKTTIINVQLDGSIIATFFNANYVMRMLHRGQRVMMSGKLKFFRNQPQLQQPDFVEIDAFGRPEGELDDYRQPTPESGKKHRPKATGSLRNLSQFGRLDKLLLEREWIPVYPATSTVTSWYIMGAIHYVLSKTPSIEEPLDYQMIISLDKAVREIHEPGEAGPYRAIQRLKYNEALSIGLVMALRQRDAEACTAISMPATLGGFREELLKHLPFALTQGQRRVINEIEDDLARPLPMMRLLQGEVGSGKTMVATCAMLQAVDAGTQAALLAPTEVLASQHAASIGTAVPEGVKVVLLTGSMRTAEKRQALLDIVSGDADIIIGTHAIIQEAVEFFNLGLVVVDEQHRFGVEQRDSLRTKAREELSPHILVMTATPIPRTIAMTVFGDLAVSTLTELPGGRKPIQSAVVAEWRPTWVLRALERIREEVAHGHQAYIVCPRIGDKGGVLELAEQLENGPFKGLRVAILHGKMPNKDEVMTSFARGEIDVLVSTTVIEVGVDVPNATVMLIREAEHFGVSQLHQLRGRVGRGGNASICLLHTTAADNTPSFRRINQIAETSSGFELAELDLRQRQEGDILGTSQSGKHRTLRLLNLADDQDIVERTHTDARAMVLRNPELAEELTRNLSESEQEFLEKN comes from the coding sequence ATGCTCGGCTGGCAGGATAATCGCCCTTTGACCGAGGTACTTGCAGCGAAAGACGCCGCAAAGATTACCAAAGCGCTGGGGTATGAGACTTGCGGCGAGCTCTTAGCCCATTATCCGCGAGACTATATCCGCCATAACAAGGACGTCGGCTTAGGCGATGCTGCGGAGGGCGAAATCGTCACCGTTACCGGAACTATCACCGGATTCAACCGCCATGAAACGGGCAAGACCACCATTATCAATGTGCAGCTCGATGGCAGCATCATTGCTACCTTCTTCAATGCCAATTACGTCATGCGGATGTTGCATCGCGGGCAGCGGGTCATGATGAGCGGCAAGCTGAAATTCTTCCGCAACCAGCCGCAGCTGCAACAGCCAGACTTTGTGGAGATCGATGCCTTTGGCCGTCCCGAAGGCGAGCTAGATGATTACCGTCAGCCGACTCCCGAATCTGGAAAGAAGCATCGGCCGAAGGCCACCGGTTCGCTGCGGAACCTGTCGCAGTTCGGCAGGTTGGACAAGCTCCTCTTAGAGCGAGAATGGATCCCCGTGTACCCCGCCACGTCCACGGTCACGTCGTGGTACATCATGGGCGCCATTCACTACGTCTTATCGAAGACCCCGTCGATTGAGGAACCGTTGGATTATCAGATGATCATCAGCCTCGATAAGGCGGTGCGAGAGATCCACGAACCTGGGGAGGCAGGTCCTTATCGGGCTATTCAACGGCTCAAATACAACGAGGCGTTGTCGATTGGTCTCGTCATGGCTTTGCGCCAACGCGATGCCGAAGCTTGTACTGCCATTTCCATGCCGGCTACGCTAGGAGGCTTTCGCGAGGAGCTGCTAAAGCATCTGCCTTTCGCACTTACCCAAGGGCAACGGCGCGTTATCAACGAGATTGAAGATGACCTGGCTCGTCCGCTACCCATGATGCGGTTGCTGCAAGGTGAGGTCGGCTCTGGCAAGACCATGGTTGCCACGTGCGCGATGCTGCAGGCGGTTGATGCAGGCACCCAGGCTGCGTTGCTGGCGCCTACTGAGGTGCTCGCGTCTCAACATGCTGCCTCTATCGGAACAGCGGTGCCAGAGGGCGTCAAGGTGGTGCTCCTGACCGGCTCTATGCGCACAGCTGAAAAGCGCCAGGCCCTGCTAGATATTGTCTCCGGCGACGCGGACATCATCATTGGAACCCATGCGATCATCCAAGAAGCCGTTGAGTTTTTCAATCTGGGACTAGTGGTAGTAGATGAACAACATCGATTTGGTGTAGAGCAGCGCGATAGCTTACGCACCAAAGCACGTGAGGAACTAAGCCCCCATATTCTCGTGATGACGGCGACCCCGATCCCCCGCACCATTGCGATGACCGTCTTTGGTGACCTAGCTGTTTCGACTCTTACCGAGTTGCCTGGCGGACGTAAGCCCATCCAATCGGCAGTGGTAGCTGAGTGGCGGCCCACTTGGGTGCTGCGCGCCCTCGAGCGGATTCGGGAGGAAGTAGCCCACGGCCACCAGGCCTATATCGTCTGCCCCCGGATCGGAGACAAAGGCGGGGTCCTCGAGCTTGCGGAGCAGCTAGAAAATGGGCCCTTCAAGGGGCTACGTGTGGCGATCTTGCATGGAAAGATGCCGAATAAAGATGAGGTCATGACGTCATTTGCTAGGGGAGAGATCGATGTTTTGGTCTCAACCACGGTCATCGAGGTGGGCGTGGATGTTCCCAATGCCACCGTTATGCTCATCCGTGAGGCTGAGCATTTTGGAGTCTCCCAGCTGCATCAATTGCGTGGCCGCGTGGGGCGCGGGGGAAATGCCTCCATTTGTCTTTTGCATACCACGGCAGCTGATAACACCCCATCCTTTCGACGCATAAATCAGATTGCGGAGACATCCTCCGGTTTTGAGTTGGCCGAGCTCGATTTACGGCAGCGCCAAGAAGGCGACATTTTGGGTACCTCGCAATCGGGCAAGCACCGTACCTTGCGATTGCTGAATCTGGCAGATGATCAAGACATTGTAGAGCGCACGCATACCGACGCGCGCGCGATGGTGCTGCGCAATCCCGAGCTGGCAGAAGAACTCACCCGCAATTTGAGCGAAAGTGAACAAGAATTCTTGGAGAAGAACTAA